Part of the Nicotiana sylvestris chromosome 2, ASM39365v2, whole genome shotgun sequence genome, tggacTTTGGTCCATAACATGTTTTTGGAAATattttttctttccatttttatgTCAGCAGaatatttcaaacctttttctcttGCCCGCATTAACTCAAAGCATTAATTTCATATTTCAACAGAGTATTTGTCATATGTAATATTACTTCATATATGATTATATATGTTCATGGACAACTCTATTATATATTTTATTCCCAccaaaaataatttaattattaattagaaAAGAATATCAAAATATTTTTAAGAAAACCGTGAATTTATTTGTCATATAATATTACTCCAAATATGGTAATATATGTTCACGGATAGCTCGATTTCATCTTTCTTTGCCAATAGATTTTTATCCAATTATTAATTGGATACAAAAGTATCAAATAACAATTTTTTCAATGTTATACAAATAGAATCCAACAAATAGATTTCATAAAATGCCAAGTGGTTTGTTCTCATTATGCCACTTGGTTTAACCGCAtacttcactactctccttttaattcATCTTACATTTTTTATTAGCCACTTTCAATTAAACCCCTCCCCAATCCCACCTCACCAAGCATAGTCCCCTTGCTTTAGATTTCATAGCCTTATAGGCCAAGTGGTTTGTTCTCATTATGCCACTTGGTTTAACCGCAtacttcactactctccttttaattcATCTTACATTTTTTATTAGCCACTTTCAATTAAACCCCTCCCCAATCCCACCTCACCAAGCATAGTCCCCTTGCTTTCGTCATAGCCTTATAGGTATGCTACACCATGACATTCATAGTACTGAACTGGTGCATAATAAAGACATGACTAGCACATTCGTTTCAATAGACTCTTCTTCATAACTCTTAACTCCCTAACATTTATGCCTTGCACGTAAAACATAAAATCCATCTTATATAAAGACTTGTCTCCCAATTCCCATCAAcgtaaaacaaaaacaaaaacaaaaaaaaagaggggggcAGAAAAAGTAGTGAGCAAAAAATGGCCCTTCCTAATGGAACTGATCAAGAAAATGTGGCCGCTCGCAAAAAAACAGTGAAGAAGATCAGCATTATTGCCATTTCTTCCATAGTTCTTGTTGGTTGTATTGTAGCTGCTGTTGTTGGTATAACTTACGCCAAAAATGGGGACTCATCAGGCAGTCAATCCAAATCTTTTTCCACAGCAATTAAAGCTGTTTGTGACGTAACATTATACCCTCAATCATGTTACAACAGCCTTGGACCTCTAGCCAAATCAGACAACCTTAAACCTCAAGATATTTACAAATTATCCGTCCAAGTTGCTATCAACGAGCTCTCTAAAGCTTCGGATGAGTTCTTCAATATGCCACAAGTGAAGAATATTTCTGATCCTATGGCTGTTAAGACCTTGGGAAGTTGTCATGATCTACTTTCACTTGCACTAGATAGCCTCAATGAATCTCTTTCTATTCCAAGCAAGTCGTTGTTCGACGGGTTTTCTGACCTCAAGACAAAGCTAAGTGCAGCTGGAACATACCAGCAAACATGTATTGATGGTTTTGGGGATATTACTTATAGTTCTGCAAGTATGGCTTCCAATAACCTCAAGAATTCGGGTCAACATACTAGTAACAGCTTGTCCATTGTTGATATCATGGATCAATCAATTCAAAATTCTATTGACTCAATGGATTCCTTGGGTGGAATTGGGAGAAGACGTCGTTTGATGAATTTTGATGGAGATTTTCCAAGTTGGATGGCTTCAAAAGATAGGAAATTGCTTCAATCTtcaaaaggaaagagtttgatcaaagTGGACGCTGTGGTAGCTAAAGATGGCTCTGGGGACTTTATTAATATCAGTGATGCTCTTGAGGCAGTGCCTGGGAAGAGTAACAAAAGGTTTGTGATTTATGTGAAGAAGGGAGTTTATGTGGAGAATGTTATAGTTGAGAAGAAGAAATGGAATGTTATGATGATTGGTGATGGTATGGATGCTACCACTGTTTCTGGCTCTCTCAACTTTGTAGATGGCACTCCCACTTTCCAATCTGCAACTTTTGGTAAGTCCTTGTTCCAATTTTGCATGAGACAAACAGTGGTTCCTACAAATTTTTAAATCCTAAGCAATATACATGCATGTACTTACTTCCATTTTTCTTCTTACACAGCTGTGTTCGGCAAGGGATTCATAGCTCGGGACATGGGTTTCCGCAACACAGCAGGTGCAGCCAAGCATCAAGCAGTTGCCGTAATGTCAACTGCTGATCTCTCTGTCTTTTATCGCTGCAAATTCGATGCATACCAAGACACGTTATACACACACTCCAATCGCCAATTCTACAGAGAATGCAGTATTTATGGAACAGTGGACTTCATATTTGGTAACTCAGCAGTTGTTTTTCAAAACTGCCACATACTTCCTAGGAAACCAATGCCTGGCCAAATGAATACCATTACAGCTCAAGGCAAGATCGACCCAAATCAAAACACTGGCATTTCTATTCAGAATTGCACAATTTGGCCCTCAGCAAATCTCACCGGAGTCAGTACTTTCTTGGGTAGGCCATGGAAAAACTATTCCACAACCGTTATCATGTCTACAACAATGGCCAGCTTTATTGATCCTACAGGGTGGTTGCCTTGGGTGGGGACTACAGCACCAGACACTATTTACTATGCTGAATATAGAAACTTCGGCCAGGGGGCTGTGACCAAAAATAGAGTCAACTGGAAAGGATTGAAATTGAATATTACTAGTAAAGAAGCTAGCAAGTTTTCTGTTCAGAAATTCATTCAGGGTGACAAATGGCTCCCATCTACTGGAGTCAGCTTCAAGAAGGATATCTGAGTGAGATAAAGCTACGGTGGAGTCGTCATCTTTTCTTTTCTCCAATAAGGTTGATTTTGTTTTCTGTTACACTTTATTTATACTGAGGGGAGAGGGGTTTTCTGCTTCTTATCTCTAAACATTGGTTGATTTGTACACAATTTTCAAGggaaatttttttcttttgctgGACTTCACGTTTAGTTAAAGGCATTCTTAACCATGATTTTCAGTGAACATAATTACCTGTGAGATGAGACTAATTCGGTCCCTGTGATTCCCAGTGCCAGCACAAGAGTTTCATCTTAATCAAAGTACAAGTACAAAAAGCATTTTTTACAAACATGTTAATTTGGATTGGAATAGCTAAGAGAAACTCTGTGACCTGTGAAGATAGAAAGGTTTATGTGCATCGTTTGCCGATTGTACTCCTAGAGCTGGAATAATACAAAACACTAATGTCTACTATAGTTTCAGTTCAATGGGAAATAGGCTAGAGCGACGCAAGTAAACCAGCAAACCGCAGAAACCACTTTAATGTGAGACTACCTATACATAGGCCCAAATGTATCCTGAAAGGATATACCACTAAATATTGAATGTAGGAGAGTTCACAGTTAACTTACAGGAGTTTGATATATAACTCTAAGCAGTCTGCTAAAAATCCAAATCAAATTGAGACTAATAAATTAGAAAGCATGTGATATGACCAAAAGCAATCTCTCACTTTAACACTTTTAGTTGCTAGAGACTCACCTTTCACTTATATTATATTCCTTTAACAGTATTGCATAACTGAGCAGAAAATACACTTATAGTATATTCCTTTAACAGTATTGCATAACTGAGCAGAAAATGGGAAGGGCCACGCAATCCGGTACAGGATATCAGTAGGAGGATTTAAACACTTCAAAATCCACATTGTATCTAACTGAACATAAATATTATAAAAATCAAAACGGAACAAACCTCTAGATAAGCACAAATAACTGGTATGTTGCAATGTATCAGCAAATTACTAGTCTCAAGACTAATCACAGATCAACATCCATTGTTCACATCAAAATTGAAGTAAAACAAAGTACTAGTATTACTAGAAACCATAACGACAACCTCTGGCTGAATCACTTCAATGGAATGAACCTTTTTTAGACTACTTCAATGGAATGAACCTTGAAGAGTGAGTAGCACCAATACCGGGCCTACCGTGCTTGACAGGCTTGTATGAGATTGAGAACTCAGCTAAATAGTGGCTAATCATTTCAGGCTTGACCTCAATTTGATTGAATGTTTTCCCATTGTAGATTCCAATAACGCTTCCAATCATCTCAGGTACAATAATCATGTTCCTCAAATGTGTTCTGACAACCTCTGGCTTCTCACCTGGTGGAGCCTCACGTTTCTGCATGAATACGTTTAGATGTATCAATGAAAAGAAAACATGGTCCAAAACACCCAATTAgtgccaaaacatatcaaatgCTACATCAAAATCCAAATGTTACAACGAAGCCAAACTTGCCAACCATTAAACACTGAGTGCAAGCATTAAATCCTGTTTCTTTCTGTAGGAAGAGGTGGTTGCATGAGGAAAGTGACTTCTGATGAATAGGAATTGAACATCAGAAGCCCTTTCCTCCTCCCCCAGAAACTATTGACAAGCACAACTTCCGGATCTATTGCAAACATGAGAAGAAGAAAACACAAGGAATAAATCACAAGTCAAGGTCACGATACCTAGTTCTGGTAAATTCTACTTTAGCAAGCCTGCACTCCCAACTCATGTGATTGTCACCCGTGTGTTAAAGCCACATTTGATAGTAATAATCCTCAAATCAAGTCAACATATAGTATTGTGACTCTTATCAAAAAAAGTAAAGTATTGTgtcattttaaaaacaaatgtGTTAAAACTATAATTTGAAACTATAGCAGCAGAACAAAGACAGTAAATATGGAATAATATAGGGCATTCCCCTCACATTAGCAGCAAGTTGGTGCAGCAAAGTGGCCAGGGAGTCCCCAAAACATTATTGTGCGCCTACGCACAATGTGCGCCACAAATAAAACCTCACTCTGTGGTATACCACGCCACCTCTTGT contains:
- the LOC104234325 gene encoding probable pectinesterase/pectinesterase inhibitor 46; amino-acid sequence: MALPNGTDQENVAARKKTVKKISIIAISSIVLVGCIVAAVVGITYAKNGDSSGSQSKSFSTAIKAVCDVTLYPQSCYNSLGPLAKSDNLKPQDIYKLSVQVAINELSKASDEFFNMPQVKNISDPMAVKTLGSCHDLLSLALDSLNESLSIPSKSLFDGFSDLKTKLSAAGTYQQTCIDGFGDITYSSASMASNNLKNSGQHTSNSLSIVDIMDQSIQNSIDSMDSLGGIGRRRRLMNFDGDFPSWMASKDRKLLQSSKGKSLIKVDAVVAKDGSGDFINISDALEAVPGKSNKRFVIYVKKGVYVENVIVEKKKWNVMMIGDGMDATTVSGSLNFVDGTPTFQSATFAVFGKGFIARDMGFRNTAGAAKHQAVAVMSTADLSVFYRCKFDAYQDTLYTHSNRQFYRECSIYGTVDFIFGNSAVVFQNCHILPRKPMPGQMNTITAQGKIDPNQNTGISIQNCTIWPSANLTGVSTFLGRPWKNYSTTVIMSTTMASFIDPTGWLPWVGTTAPDTIYYAEYRNFGQGAVTKNRVNWKGLKLNITSKEASKFSVQKFIQGDKWLPSTGVSFKKDI
- the LOC104234324 gene encoding small ribosomal subunit protein uS19-like gives rise to the protein MADVEGADVAAGQPKKRTFKKFSYRGVDLDALLDMSTDELVKLFPARPRRRFQRGLKRKPMALIKKLRKAKREAPPGEKPEVVRTHLRNMIIVPEMIGSVIGIYNGKTFNQIEVKPEMISHYLAEFSISYKPVKHGRPGIGATHSSRFIPLK